The Bacteroidia bacterium DNA segment TGGAATACGACATAATGGAAGTATTTTCAAAGCCCTTTTTATCCAATAATTCACGGATTGCCAACACGCGTCCGTCCATCATATCCGAAGGTGCCACCATATCGGCACCTGCTTCTGCGTGTGCCAAAGCCATTTTTGCAAGCACGCTTACAGAAGCATCGTTTTGCACATAATCATTGTGAATAATTCCGCAATGTCCGTGCGTGGTGTAAGCGCAAACGCAGACATCAGTTATGATTAATAAATCATCCGAAAACTTTTTTTTCAATTCGCGGATTGCATTTACAACAATCGCATTTTTGCTGTAAGCAGAACTGGCATCTTTTGTTTTTTCTTCGCCAACGCCAAATACTAAAATTTTGTTGATCCCGAGTTTTAAACCGCGTTCCACATCTTTAATTAATTCATCTATTGAGAAATGAAAAACACCCGGCATGGCTTCAATAGCATGCTTTTTCTTTTTTCCGCCAATTACGAAATACGGATAAATAAACATGTTTTTAGAAAGTTTTGTTTCCGCAATTAAGTCGCGAATAATGGCTGTTTTTCTTAATCTGCGAGGGCGTTGAATTTGCATGACGAAAAATTATTTTTTGAATCTTATTTTTTGCTTTTGAAAAATTATTTTTTTGAAGTGTCTTTTTCTCCAAATTTTAAACGCCCAAAACTGCTTGTACCAAGCCTAAATCGTCAAAAGTAATAGGTTGTTTATGCACTCTTATTTTGAATTTTTTTAACGTATTTGCGGTGGCATCGCCCATCGCCACAATTTTTTGTTCAGGCGAAATTTTATTTTTTTTGAAAAATGATTCTACGTTGGAAGGACTTGTAAAAACAAGTGTTTCAGCGAATGGAATGACCTCCGAAAATTCGATGGTTTCGTAAACTGACAAATCCGTAACTTGACTTTGCGGAATGTTTTGTTGGATACTTTTCATGCCTCCTTTTGCTTGCGGAAACAACACAGATTTTCGTCCGACAACTGCGGCAAATTGTTTTCCTGTTAAGCGCGTGTCGGTGGAATAGCCAATAAAATCAGCACGTTTACCGAATTTACGAATTTCGTCCGCTGTTGCTTTTCCGATTGTGCCAATTTTTGTGTTTTCAGAAAGCATTGGTTTTTGTTCGAAAAAATATTTCACCGCATGTTTGCTCGAAAAGAAAATCCAATCTTGAGAAATAGTGGTTCGAAAAATTATTTTTTTAAACTCAATTAATGATTTTGCATTTACTGTAAATCCTTGTGCTGATAAAGCATTCCGAAAATAATCTGCTGTGCGGAAATTACGTGTAATAAAAACAGAATTCGATTTTATGGAATTTATTTTTGCGACTATTTTTTCTGCTAAACCTTCCGTTTTCAAACTTTCAAAATACATTTGTTTCGGGAAATCATTCCACGCATTTGCCCTGCTAATCCACGTTTTGAAAACAAATTCTCCATTTTCATCCTCCTCTTTTTCGCAATAAACACCCAAGGGAAGTTGACAACCACCATCAAAAAGATTCAACACTTTTCGTTCCACAGCAAGTGTTTCCGCGACATCCGGAAAATTTATTTTTTGAAGCAAGTCAAAAAGTGCTTTGTCTTTTTCACGAATTTGTAACGCCAAAACGCCTTGTGCAGGTGCCGGCACAAATTCTTTCGGAGAAATTTTTTCAGTGTGAAATTCGCTGATGTCTAATTGCAAACGCTCTACTCCAGCTGCTGCTAGCATAATGGCATCGTATTTTTTATCCCGTAATTTTTGAATACGCGTTGGAATATTTCCTCGTAAATCGGTAATTTTTACATCCGAACGAAAAGCCAATAATTGTGATTTTCTGCGTGCGGAAGAAGTGCCGACAATTGCATTTTTTTTGAAAGAAAATTTTTGTTTTTCATCCACACATTCTTTCCGAATCAAAATAAGTTCAGAAGGATCTTCACGCTCAGAAACTGCTGCAATTATTAATCCTTCAGGAGATTCTGTCGGTAAATCTTTATGCGAATGAACGGCTAAATCTATTTCTCCAGAAAGTAATGCATCTTCAATTTCTTTTGTGAAAAAACCTTTGCCTTCCAATTTATCAAAACTTAAATCTTGAATTTTATCGCCTTGTGTTTTGATGATTTTTATTTCAGCAGATTGTCCGATTTTTTTTAACTCTCCAAAAATAAAATTTGCTTGCCAAAGCGCCAAATCACTACCTCTGGAACCGATTGTAATTTTATTTTTTGACATCACTGAATTATTTTTTTGATTTTTGAGGAGCTCAAAAAATTATTTTTTCACTCCGTTTTCGAT contains these protein-coding regions:
- the hemB gene encoding porphobilinogen synthase is translated as MQIQRPRRLRKTAIIRDLIAETKLSKNMFIYPYFVIGGKKKKHAIEAMPGVFHFSIDELIKDVERGLKLGINKILVFGVGEEKTKDASSAYSKNAIVVNAIRELKKKFSDDLLIITDVCVCAYTTHGHCGIIHNDYVQNDASVSVLAKMALAHAEAGADMVAPSDMMDGRVLAIRELLDKKGFENTSIMSYSTKFASAYYGPFREAADSSPQKGDRKSYQMDFRNGREALKESLLDENEGADILMVKPALAYLDVIADIRRNTLLPLACYNVSGEYSMLKAAAQKGWIDEQKMVMENMYAFARAGADIIISYHTKDIFEKGWI
- the hemC gene encoding hydroxymethylbilane synthase encodes the protein MSKNKITIGSRGSDLALWQANFIFGELKKIGQSAEIKIIKTQGDKIQDLSFDKLEGKGFFTKEIEDALLSGEIDLAVHSHKDLPTESPEGLIIAAVSEREDPSELILIRKECVDEKQKFSFKKNAIVGTSSARRKSQLLAFRSDVKITDLRGNIPTRIQKLRDKKYDAIMLAAAGVERLQLDISEFHTEKISPKEFVPAPAQGVLALQIREKDKALFDLLQKINFPDVAETLAVERKVLNLFDGGCQLPLGVYCEKEEDENGEFVFKTWISRANAWNDFPKQMYFESLKTEGLAEKIVAKINSIKSNSVFITRNFRTADYFRNALSAQGFTVNAKSLIEFKKIIFRTTISQDWIFFSSKHAVKYFFEQKPMLSENTKIGTIGKATADEIRKFGKRADFIGYSTDTRLTGKQFAAVVGRKSVLFPQAKGGMKSIQQNIPQSQVTDLSVYETIEFSEVIPFAETLVFTSPSNVESFFKKNKISPEQKIVAMGDATANTLKKFKIRVHKQPITFDDLGLVQAVLGV